In the genome of Triplophysa dalaica isolate WHDGS20190420 chromosome 17, ASM1584641v1, whole genome shotgun sequence, the window AataaccctttataatgcattatacataaaggCTTTAAGAAAATGTTGCCAAATTTTCTAAAGAGAAtcaactttatcattttttcataaatttgttttgatttgatattttttccTTCGaatttcacaaaagaaacaccctaaaatgaaaacaaatgttaagatttttttttgcaatacaGCAATGACAACCTGGGGAAATGTAAAATCATAAGAATGATGGAAACctcaataaacatttaaactcaAATTTCCTATTTCTTTCCTTTGATTAATGGGTGAAATTTGAGGCAATTAAGGTCTTATGAGATAAATGTAAGTAGGTTATGCATCATATTATTAATGTTAAGcctgaaaaaacaaagaatcTGCCCATCAAGACAAACGCCATTTAGATTTAAGAGACTATAATTAATTTTTACTTAAGCAGTTCCAAATATTAAATGTTGCTTTTCGTTTAAATTTATATACATTGTTTTTACCAAAcaacaaagatattttatatattttttgattttgaGGATTGTAGTCTCAAATAAACTGTTGGTCAGCAAGCACGtgtattttttactttgaaagTAGAAAGCATaacagtttgtaaaaaatatcttaagatgatattttataTCTGTAGCCtatgttttgtgaaaatgtttacTCAGCAGTGCTCTGAACGCGCATGCGTATCGGGGGCGCTCTGACGGCCTGGCTCGGACTGCGCATGCGCGGGTTTTGTCCACGTGTATCCAAGCAAGTTTTGACTGAACAAAGTCTAACAGTGGCAGAACCTATACGTCTTGGACTTAACCGCGTGTGGACGATTTGTTTTGGAGTGTTTAGGGTCGAGCAGTGAAGTGAATTGAACAGAATGCCTCCAACTATACACCAGAGCTCAGGTAACGGGCAGCGCGTGCGTTCGGCAGCGCATCGTCTCAGAACACACTCACAATCTGTCAGTGATTTCACCAGAACATCTGTCAGTCAGCTGTCACTGCAGATGTTATGTGGACTCGCTTGATATTATATTGCTTTACATTGTATTTGGACGATTTTGATAACAATGAGTTTTCTGAATCCGTTTTGCAAAGCGCGCgcgcgcgagagagagaaagaaggaagtGCATTGATCGATTGATCGATTGACTtttgattcatatttatttctttagtgTTTGAAGCATTGCAAGATTTCCCAACAACGATTAAGCTTGTTTTATAACCTGTGTCAGGTTTGTTGTGTAACCCGcctgcgtgcgtgcgtgtgtgtgacgTCAGCTGTCTAATAGACTATGAAAGTGTGTGGACATTTTTTGAGGCTTTTACAATCTAAGTAAAGCATATTTTACTgtgaaatagaaaataatacaatattggacaaaaataaaaaatatttatgttagtGTGTCACTATACAAAAGaagtttgcttgtgtgtgtgtgtgtgtgtgtgtgtgtgtgtggagcaggAGAGTCCGTGTGTGTTCACGATGAGCTCCGGAGCCTCATGCAGCAGAGGATTCTGGTCCTGGACGGTGGAATGGGGACCATGATCCAGCAGAGGAACCTTGAGGAAGAAGACTTCAGAGGTCAAGAGTTCAAAGATCATCCCAACAGTCTGAAAGGAAACAACGACATACTGAGCATCACACGACCTGACGTCATCTACAGCATTCACAAGGTCTGCTGCGGTCATGGCGTGTCACACGCATGATGTCATTACCATTGATCAAATTCTGCTCAGGATCACGTGAACCTGATGCGAGCGCGTCTCTCCGCAGGAGTATCTGCTGGCGGGTGCTGACATCATCGAGACCAACACCTTCAGCAGCACCAGCATCGCTCAGGGGGATTATGCGATGCAGCACATGGTGATTGTTGGCTTTATCtggatgtttgtttgtgtagatACAGTGACACGTGTTCTCACTCTCTGATGTCGTTGTGCCAGGCGTATCGCATGAACAAAGCGTCCGCTGAGATCGCCAGGAAAGCCGCCGATGACGTCACGGCCCAGACAGGTTAGAATCTCATCTCCCGTGACTGCTGAATCGGTCCGTCGTGCAGTTTTGTGATGTCACTCTTCTCGTTGACAGGTTGTAAAAGGTTCATTGCAGGAGCCGTCGGCCCCACCAATAAAACGCTGTCCGTCTCGCCGTCAGTGGAAAGACCCGACTTCAGGAATGTCTGTAAGACCGTCTGTGTGTTTTCTACATCAGAAGCGTTAAACGCATCTTGTCGGTCGCTGATGTTGTGTTTGTCTAGCGTTCGACGAGTTGGTGGAGTCGTACACGGAGCAGGTTCGAGGTTTGCTGGACGGCGGGGCTGATCTTCTTCTGGTGGAGACCATCTTTGACACGGCTAATGCAAAGGTGAAACACGCATGAGCGCCCTCGTAAAACATGACAGAAAAGTCTAGAACTGAATATGACGGCTTCGTTGTTTCTCACAGGCGGCTTTATTTGCCATCGATCAGCTGTTTGAAGACTCGTATGAACCTCGACCCATCTTTGTGAGTGATGTTTGACTAGAGGTCACGTACAGCAGTCATGTATGTCTTTGTAATCTATATgatcatgtatgtgtgtgtgcgcaggtCTCTGGGACTATAGTTGATAAAAGCGGTCGTACGCTGTCAGGACAGACGGGTGAAGCGTTTGTCATCAGCGTGTCTCACTCTCAGCCGCTGTGGTGAGACAGATTTTCACCGCCAGACGTCTGAAACATTCATAAATGTCTAGAATGAGTTTGTGTTgctgtgtgaaatatttcagacgtctctttctttctgtgtgtcAGCATCGGATTGAATTGTGCTCTGGGTGCGTCTGACATGAGACCGTTTATTGAAGCCATAGGAAAGAGCACTGAAGCGTTTGTCATCTGTTACCCAAACGCAGGTGAGATGCTTCAGAATTTGATTAATGTGCCTTTATCAAGATTCTCGCTAATGCCGAATGTGCTCGGTCTAGATTATCTTCTCCCTTTGAGCACCAATAAATGTCTGGTTGAAAGGAagtttgtaattgtattttgtGGACCGTAAATGTACATCTGTAGTGTTGATAACTTACTGTCGTAGGGATGTGACGATTCACTGTGAGAatgttgaaaatcgattatattATGTGAAGATTCAAACCAGTTGAGATGTGAAATGATTAACAAAGCATGTTTTGACCAGCAGGGGCCGCCGTGTTTACTGCACATTTGGAACACGTGGATCTGATGATATTTCttataaaagtaaaagttaGGAAAAGCACAAACAGTCGTAGTTTGTTAAagttaaagacatttttgcatgaTTCCTTTTTTTGTGATTAGAATACGTTTTAAAATAGCAATTTagttgtataaaatatatttttatttgacaaagaaATGTGAAACATTCGATACATAATACTCAACTCTATTTATagagcactttttacaattgttatggttacaaagcagctgtacatgagacatattgattcaaagcaaaacaattaaagttaaacctgtaaaaacacgaaaaagatgaaaacacagaagaaggagatacccacatacaaaacactccacacacacaatatgcacatgtacttacacacatacacacacacacaatgaaagcacacatttaagataaaggagagagaaacacagttcAAATATTAAACCCACTTTacattcctatatgcaatattaattatgtaaaactttaaaatgtgtattctaAAACAgcccccccagccaggcaaaCGGTGGTGAGTATAATAATGAAAGAGCAGTTGTTCATCTCATTTGTGAACAAATCAGAATCGCATCGcaagtgaatcgttacatctcTACATCTCAATGGTCATATAAAGagtaaatacaatataaaaacactgaatCCATGGAAATCCTGATTACTTTCTGAGAAAGTGTTATCAAAGTTTATACTTGCatacaaaatagtattaaaCATATATACAATGATATACTTTTTGTTCAGGGCTTCCCAACACGTTCGGAGGTTATGACGAGACTCCTGATGTTACAGCCTCACACATCAAAGtaaaattcatcattttaatgGTCTCTGAGGTCTCTGAGGTTCATCTCTTGAAGGGTTCTGATGTGTTTTCTTTTGCAGGAGTTTGCTGCGGATGGGCTGGTGAATGTTGTTGGCGGCTGTTGTGGAACGACACCTGATCACATCCGGTGAGAGATTCACAcctgcagtgtttgtgtgtgtgtttgtgtgtttatactgtgtgtgcatgtatgtgtttaaactgtgtgtgtttatactgtgtgtgttcgtgtttaaactgtgtgtgtttaaactgtgtgtgtttatactgtgtgtgtttatactgtgtgtgtttatactgtgtgtgtttatactgtgtgtgtttatactgtgtgtgtttatactgtgtgtgttcgtgtttaaactgtgtgtgtttaaactgtgtttgtttaaactgtgtgtgtttatactgtgtgtgtttatactgtgtgtgtttatactgtgtgtgttcgtgtttaaactgtgtgtgtttaaactgtgtgtgtttatactgtgtgtgtttatactgtgtgtgtttatactgtgCGTGTTTATACTGCGTGTGTTCGTgtttaaactgtgtgtgtttaaactgtgtgtgtttaaactgtgtgtgtttaaactgtGTGTTATACTGTGTGTGcttatactgtgtgtgtgtttatactgtatgtgtgtgtttaaactgtgtttgtgtgtttaaactgtgtttgtgtgtttaaactgtgtgtgtgtgtgttttagggcGATTGCTGAAAGTGTGCGTCACATCAAGCCCAGAGTTCCTGCTAAAGAAGTTTTTAATGAGTTCATGCTCCTGTCAGGTCTGTCCGCTCATCATGGTCCTAACACACGCTCAACATGTTTCAATACAAGTATTGCATGATTGTTTCAGAGTGTGTGTACCATTTGAAGTAAGTTTCATGTGTGTTCAGGGTTGGAGCCGTTCCGGATCGGGCCGTACACAAACTTTGTTAACATTGGCGAGCGCTGTAATGTTGCTGGATCACGAAAGTTTGCCAAACTCATCATGTCCGGAAATTACGAGGTAAATCACAGTCAGATTAGAATGTTTTGTGTGATCGTATCacattcattgtgtgtgtgtgtgtgtgtgtgtgtaggaagCTCTGAGCATCGCTAAGACTCAGGTGGAGATGGGCGCTCAGGTTCTGGACATCAACATGGATGAAGGGATGCTGGACGGAGTTGCTGCCATGACTCGCTTCTGTAACCTCATCGCCTCTGAGCCGGATATCTCTAGGGTGACCtgaaacattacacacacaaataaaataaatgtttaaataatataatatgtatatatatatatatatatgtaatgtttatatacattttaatatttatataaatattatatatatatttattatatatttttttccccttaaaattacacctgcatgtgtgtgcattaaTACATACATCATCATTATTCACAGTATATACACATAaatcatgtaaacaaaaacttttatttagtttttatttacttttgattaGTCACGACttcaaatatatgtatatgtcgTTGTCGGAATTGCCTCTCTGACCTGTTCATCCAGGTGCCCCTGTGTATCGACTCATCAAACTTTGCGGTCTTAGAGGCGGGGCTTAAGTGCTGTCAGGGGAAATGCATCGTCAACAGCATCAGTCTGAAAGAGGGCGAGGACGATTTCCTGAAGCGGGCCAGACGAATCCGTCGCTATGGTGCTGCTGTGGTCGTCATGGCGTTTGATGAGGAGGGGCAGGTGGGTGAAATCCATGCGTTTGATGTGCTGTTCATCATCTTTTTATTAACAAGGTCATCGTCACCTGTTCATTATTGTCCACAGAGGGTGAACGTGAACATTTTATCGGGAgattttaaagtcccagtgaaataaaacatgacgactgcctattttttcatgaaatattgcagcgtttatggTAAATAGTCGAACAAAGTGAGTCgttctcttttaaaaattcatGTGGCCTCATAATCTTccgttaaaatctgaaaatgcacttccttcctgtaatgacagAGAAAGAAGAAAGCGACGCCCACTACTTTTTTCACTcgaaaatgcatcaaaatacggaagtaaaaatgatcgcaacttccggttcacttTGAGTTTAAATCTTCAGTGggtgaaatgacatgaaatgtCTCGACGTGTTTTCACAGGCAACAGAAATCGATCAGAAGGTGAAGATCTGCTCCCGGGCGTTTAACCTCCTCATCAACAAGGTGGGCTTTAACCCCAACGACATCATATTTGACCCCAACGTCTTGACCATCGGCACAGGAATGGAGGAGCACAACATATACGCCATCAATTTCATGAGAGCCACCAGAATCATAAAGGTTTGTCACATTCATCACCGCTGGAATGTTTCTGAGGCTTCTGCTCGTTTCACATGTGtgttattctgtgtgtgtgtgtgtgtgtgtgtaggagagTCTGCCGGGTGCCCGGGTCAGTGGAGGTCTCTCTAACCTCTCGTTCGCCTTCAGAGGGATGGAGGTCATCAGAGAGGCCATGCACGGAGTCTTTCTGTATCACGCTATCAAGGTAACACGTGACAGTGAAACTTCACATTTGTTTCATCTGTGTTGGATGATTCTCAgtatgtgtatctgtgtgtgtgttcagggtgGCATGGACATGGGCATCGTAAACGCCGGCAGTCTGCCCGTGTATGATGACATTGATAAAGAACTTCTGCTGTTGTGTGAGAATCTCATCTGGAACCTTGACCCGGATGCCACTGAGAAACTCCTGCTGTACGCTCAGGTGCCCACGCTCGACCAGTTGTgcgatgatgtgtgtgtgtgtgtgtctcctgTCTAATGTTGTGTGGTTATTTGCAGAATAATGCTAAAGGAGGAAAGAAAGTGATTCAGACGGACGAGTGGCGAGAGAGCAGTGTGCAGGAGAGACTGGAGTACGCGCTCATAAAGGTCGGTGTGTGATGTTCTCCAATGAAGGTCATAGATGAAATGTGTTCAGTGTTTTACTCAAaacttcctgtgtgtgtgtgtgtgtgtgtgatatgtcAGGGTATAGAGAAGTATGTGGTGGAGGACACCGAGGAGGCGCGCTCTCAGATGGACCTTTATCCACGACCGCTGCACGTCATCGAGGGTCCACTCATGAACGGGATGAAAATAGTTGGAGATCTGTTCGGAGTAGGCAAGATGTTTTTACCTCAGGTACCCACAGACCCACGGTGATCCCACAGTCCCATGAGAGGTTTGATAGGGCGACCggtgatgatgtcatctgtgtttgtgtgctcagGTGATAAAATCAGCTCGTGTCATGAAGAAAGCCGTCGGCCATCTGATTCCCTtcatggagaaagagagagaggagatgaGATCCAACGGTGAATGTAGTGAAGATGAGGTGAGTCTCTCAGATCTTATTCATGTGTGCTTGTGCACACTTGTGTAAAGTGatgtaacattttgtgttttctttatttacacGAACAGTCAAAAGTTTTGGGATGCTTGCGTGAAATGTTTCttgttgttttcaaaaacatttgatcTGAAAGTGTATGCTTCAATGTCTGAAATTAGTTCAGTggaccaaaaaaatattttgcaaacaaaacaaagaaaaaggaTGTCTTTGACTGAATAAGAAAAGAAAGCAGCCAACAAGAGCACAGAATAGACGGGAACTcatttaatatagtttaaaaagcatcttagGGAGACTTCCAGAAGCTGCTCGAGAAAATCACAAGAAACATTTTCGCAAATTCTAGTCAAAAGGAGATCAAATATTATTAAGTTCATTTCTTAGTTACAACAGaattttatttcatcatttttttgtccatcacatttacacaccgCCTCTGATATTTTTGTCCGTCATTTAAAAATTCGGACTAGGTtcgtttttctttgtgtttcgCATCCGTAGCACGCGTTTTGAGAGGTGTTTTGATAATTCAGAGACACCCCACAAACAAGcgtcaaatataaaaaaccttttctgactgtatgtgcaaagaccttaagtgTCCAAAAacttgtaaagctgctttgagacgatgcaacattgtaaaaaaagtgCAAAGATGTATTATAAatcaatttgaataaaatgttattatttttctgcTCTCTTAAATATCTGTGTGACTGTTCTCTGTGATAGATGAATAAAAGGATCctgatgttgtgtttgtttatttcaggaCCCTTATCAGGGCACGATACTGTTGGCCACAGTGAAGGGAGATGTTCATGATATCGGCAAAAACATTGTTGGTGTTGTGCTGGGATGCAATAACTTCAGGTGAGCTGTTCACCAGACagatgtgatgatgtttgtcTGAACGCTGATGTTAAACAGCTGATGTGTGTCTGCAGGGTGATTGATTTAGGAGTCATGATTCCATGTGACAGAATCCTGCGGGAGGCCGTTCAGAATAAAGCAGGTTTGTGTCTCACATTCACACTGAAGCACATGTGTGCACATgactgtaatgtgtgtgtgtgtgtgtgtgtttgtgtagatatTATCGGTCTGTCTGGTCTCATCACTCCTTCTCTGGATGAAATGATTCATGTTGCCAAGGAAATGGAGCGTCTGGGTTTGAAGATTCCTCTGCTGATTGGTGGAGCCACAACATCAAAGTACAACTGCATACTGATGCTGCAAACACACATTTGACATAACAACACACTAATGCAGTGTGCTTCAttcacatatgtgtgtgtgtatgtgtgtgtgtgttgacaggACGCACACTGCTGTTAAAATCGCTCCACGCTACAGTGCACCAGTCATTCATGTTCTTGATGCGTCCCGCAGTGTTGTGGTGGTGagacagctctctctctctctctctctctctctctctctctctctctattcactctctctctctctctctctctctctctctctgttctctctctctctctctctctattcactctctctctctctctttctctctctctctctctctattcactctctctctctctctctgtctctctctctctctgtctctctctctccctctctctgttcactctctctctctctctctctctctctctattcactctctctttctctctctccctctctctgttcactctctctctctctctctctattcactctctctttctctctctctctccctctctctgttcactctctctctctctctctctattcactctctctttctctctctctctccctctctctgttcactctctctctctctctctctctctctctattcactctctctttctctctctccctctctctgttcactctctctctctctctctctattcactctctctttctctctctctctccctctctctgttcactctctctctctctctctctctctctattcactctctctttctctctctctctctctctctctctctctctctctctctctctctctctctctctctctctctctctctctctctctctctctctctctctctattcactctctctctctctctctgtctctctctctctctgtctctctctctccctctctctgttcactctctctctctctctctctctctctctctattcactctctctttctctctctccctctctctgttcactctctctctctctctctctattcactctctctttctctctctctctccctctctctgttcactctctctctctctctctctctctctctattcactctctctttctctctctctctccctctctctgttcactctctctctctctctctctctctctattcactctctctttctctctctctctccctctctctgttcactctctctctctctctctctctctctctctctctctctattcactctctctttctctctctctctctctctgttcaccCTCTCATCCCTAGAAAAATGATTGACTTAAGATGACATCTGCCTAACTCCTTTGCTTTCTCTCAGTCCGCTGTATCTCATCTGTGTTCATTTGAATCAACTTTTTTAACAAACCGTCTCATGAACTCTATGTGCTTTGTTAAAGACATGCTAAACATGTAAAATCACATtgtaatctctctctctgtgtgtgtctcagtgCTCTCAGCTGTTGGATGAAGGAGTGAGTGAGGAGTACTTTGAGGAGATCAGAGAGGAGTATGAGGATGTCAGACTGGATCACTATGACTCTCTGAAGGTCTGACGGTCACGTGACCTGTTTCATGATGTCATGAGGTGATGATGTCGTTCTTTGAGTTCTGAAGCTGCTCTGTTTCTTTCAGGACCGTCGCTTCTTATCTCTGAATCAGGCCAGAGAGAAACGTCTGAGTATGGACTGGCTCTCTCAGTCAGCACCGGGTAAGACACAAACCACAGATCCTTGATAGTTTATTAGTGATGACGCACATCACATTGACATGCTTTAATATCGCAATggttttatgtttctttggATTATTTTTCTGCAGTCCGGCCGGAGTTTCTGGGCACACGCGTGTTTAAATCGTACGACCTGCGGAAGCTGCTGGACTTCATCGACTGGAAGCCCTTCTTTGATGTGTGGCAGCTGAGGGGCAAATATCCCAACCGAGGATACCCTAAAATATTCAAAGACAAAACTGTTGGTATGTCTGAGCGTCCGCTATGATGGAGAGTTTTTCATCTCTTCATGTTTTCTCCGTTGGACAGTAGGGGGCGCTCTCGCTCAGTATGGTGTCTGTACACCCTTACATGCTTAACCCTCTGTTTTCATCATCATCCTTTCGGGTCGGAATTACGTTCGAAACGTTGTCATGttgattaaaaatgatatgATTCTCTGatctttcttttgatttaaaacatgTCCTTGAAGTTTTGTGCGTATGATCTGGTAGGGAAAGAGTtgagaggtcagaggtcatgtgAATGTCATCCATGTTGTGTGTGCAGGAGAAGAAGCTCGTCGCGTGCACAATGACGCTCTGAAGCTGTTacaccgtttgattgacagcggGAGTCTTCAGGGGCGCGGGCTGGTGGGTTTCTGGCCGGCTCAGAGCTCCGGCGATGACATCCACGTGTACTCTGAAGATGTCACACGCTCTGTCGCAACCTTCTACGGCCTCAGACAGCAGGTAACCGCTGTGATCCGTGTTTACGCATGTTTACCCGTTGAATGAATTGAACGTCAGTCTTGATTTGTGTGCACAGGCGGAGAAGGAC includes:
- the mtr gene encoding methionine synthase — encoded protein: MPPTIHQSSGESVCVHDELRSLMQQRILVLDGGMGTMIQQRNLEEEDFRGQEFKDHPNSLKGNNDILSITRPDVIYSIHKEYLLAGADIIETNTFSSTSIAQGDYAMQHMAYRMNKASAEIARKAADDVTAQTGCKRFIAGAVGPTNKTLSVSPSVERPDFRNVSFDELVESYTEQVRGLLDGGADLLLVETIFDTANAKAALFAIDQLFEDSYEPRPIFVSGTIVDKSGRTLSGQTGEAFVISVSHSQPLCIGLNCALGASDMRPFIEAIGKSTEAFVICYPNAGLPNTFGGYDETPDVTASHIKEFAADGLVNVVGGCCGTTPDHIRAIAESVRHIKPRVPAKEVFNEFMLLSGLEPFRIGPYTNFVNIGERCNVAGSRKFAKLIMSGNYEEALSIAKTQVEMGAQVLDINMDEGMLDGVAAMTRFCNLIASEPDISRVPLCIDSSNFAVLEAGLKCCQGKCIVNSISLKEGEDDFLKRARRIRRYGAAVVVMAFDEEGQATEIDQKVKICSRAFNLLINKVGFNPNDIIFDPNVLTIGTGMEEHNIYAINFMRATRIIKESLPGARVSGGLSNLSFAFRGMEVIREAMHGVFLYHAIKGGMDMGIVNAGSLPVYDDIDKELLLLCENLIWNLDPDATEKLLLYAQNNAKGGKKVIQTDEWRESSVQERLEYALIKGIEKYVVEDTEEARSQMDLYPRPLHVIEGPLMNGMKIVGDLFGVGKMFLPQVIKSARVMKKAVGHLIPFMEKEREEMRSNGECSEDEDPYQGTILLATVKGDVHDIGKNIVGVVLGCNNFRVIDLGVMIPCDRILREAVQNKADIIGLSGLITPSLDEMIHVAKEMERLGLKIPLLIGGATTSKTHTAVKIAPRYSAPVIHVLDASRSVVVCSQLLDEGVSEEYFEEIREEYEDVRLDHYDSLKDRRFLSLNQAREKRLSMDWLSQSAPVRPEFLGTRVFKSYDLRKLLDFIDWKPFFDVWQLRGKYPNRGYPKIFKDKTVGEEARRVHNDALKLLHRLIDSGSLQGRGLVGFWPAQSSGDDIHVYSEDVTRSVATFYGLRQQAEKDSASSEPYFCLSDFVAPEGSGVQDYVGVFAVAVFGAEELSQKFEQQGDDYSSIMVKALADRLAEAFAEELHARVRRDLWGYSDEEVLHASDLHRLRYDGIRPAAGYPSQPDHTEKLTMWKLADIRKQTGIDLTESLAMTPAAAVSGLYFSNPKSSYFSVGKITKEQVEDYACRKHMDVSEVERWLGPILGYDTE